In a single window of the Bacillus mycoides genome:
- a CDS encoding Crp/Fnr family transcriptional regulator codes for MDNKSDLIIQYLKAYNILEIFSGISTDNFQVNHFEKGKLICDKDDEIHRLYFVIKGKVKVYTITPEGKKLILRFINPLAIVGDIELIQNSKAHNVVEACSDVVAISISNTVIRNKLLHDPIFMKFLLENIANTLKISTRFTALNLLYPVEVRVASYLLSISTDSNGNMYKEDLDSTSVSSITDFIGVSYRHVIRVLQKFYSEKLIEKNNGVIVIKDFSRMKEVAKDNIYE; via the coding sequence GTGGATAATAAATCAGACTTAATTATTCAATATTTGAAAGCTTATAATATACTTGAAATTTTTTCAGGAATAAGTACTGACAATTTTCAAGTAAATCATTTTGAAAAAGGCAAGCTTATTTGCGATAAAGATGATGAAATTCATCGTTTATATTTTGTTATTAAAGGAAAAGTAAAAGTTTACACGATTACACCAGAAGGAAAGAAACTAATCCTTCGCTTTATCAATCCATTAGCAATTGTTGGTGATATTGAATTAATACAAAATAGCAAAGCACATAATGTTGTTGAAGCTTGTTCAGATGTTGTAGCAATCTCCATTTCTAATACAGTTATTAGAAATAAGTTATTACATGATCCTATATTTATGAAGTTCTTGCTTGAAAACATTGCGAACACGTTAAAAATATCGACTCGTTTTACAGCTCTAAATTTACTTTATCCGGTAGAAGTACGTGTAGCTAGTTATTTACTTTCGATTTCAACGGATAGTAATGGGAATATGTATAAAGAGGATTTAGATTCAACTTCTGTATCAAGTATTACAGATTTTATAGGTGTAAGTTATAGGCATGTAATTCGAGTTTTACAAAAATTTTATAGTGAAAAATTAATTGAAAAGAATAATGGAGTTATTGTAATTAAAGATTTTTCTAGAATGAAGGAAGTTGCTAAAGATAATATATATGAGTAA
- a CDS encoding DMT family transporter, with the protein MKGILLSVFGGVFITLQGTFNAKLSSDIGIWSTSIITHLIGFLIATTIFLLKKEEKVTDLKGVKKVYLAAGALGGLIICAETMAIYSMGVTLTAGTLMVAQLLTATVIEMKGLFHIKKIQMERYHIVGTIVMILGIFVFNM; encoded by the coding sequence TTGAAAGGTATTTTACTTTCAGTTTTTGGAGGAGTATTCATTACACTTCAAGGTACGTTTAATGCGAAACTTAGTTCAGATATCGGTATATGGTCGACGAGTATTATTACGCATTTAATTGGGTTTCTTATTGCAACAACTATATTTTTGTTAAAGAAAGAAGAGAAAGTAACGGATTTAAAGGGTGTAAAAAAAGTATATTTAGCAGCTGGCGCACTTGGTGGGTTGATTATTTGTGCGGAAACAATGGCGATATATTCAATGGGAGTTACATTAACAGCTGGAACACTTATGGTTGCTCAATTATTAACAGCTACTGTTATTGAAATGAAAGGATTATTTCATATAAAAAAGATACAAATGGAGAGATACCATATTGTGGGGACAATAGTAATGATTTTAGGTATTTTTGTGTTTAATATGTAA
- a CDS encoding DUF2441 domain-containing protein — protein MNKAEFYAYHIVTRKTMSIGKIIHFDKNQTNTLYHFFFEREQLNSNDEDSIQILKRHYINEELHINNENAKVVLNYIDQTIRAVRETIVEMVRLQEFPEYPSRLSCLYASKSYEDALKWKALFDSYNRDVLQIVKLRVIGSSFEGDGNLLPKEDGIPFAQKMEQAREYWKGNVRNELPELLINGRIEVVEIIDDFSSIKI, from the coding sequence ATGAATAAAGCAGAATTTTACGCATATCACATCGTTACAAGGAAAACAATGAGTATCGGAAAAATCATTCACTTTGACAAAAATCAAACTAATACCCTCTATCACTTCTTTTTTGAAAGAGAACAATTAAATTCTAATGATGAAGACTCCATTCAAATTTTAAAAAGGCATTATATCAATGAGGAATTACATATAAATAATGAAAATGCTAAAGTAGTTCTGAATTATATAGATCAAACAATTAGAGCGGTTAGAGAAACTATTGTAGAAATGGTTAGACTGCAAGAATTTCCTGAATATCCCTCAAGGTTGTCTTGCTTATATGCTTCCAAAAGCTATGAGGATGCTTTGAAATGGAAAGCTTTATTTGATTCTTATAATCGAGATGTTTTACAGATTGTTAAACTACGAGTGATCGGTAGTTCTTTTGAAGGTGACGGAAATCTTTTACCGAAAGAAGATGGTATTCCTTTCGCTCAAAAAATGGAACAAGCTAGAGAGTATTGGAAAGGAAACGTTAGAAATGAACTTCCTGAGTTACTGATTAATGGGAGAATTGAAGTGGTGGAAATTATTGATGATTTTTCATCAATTAAAATTTAA
- a CDS encoding nucleoside hydrolase: MMKKVYFNHDGGVDDLISLFLLLQMENVELTGVSVIPADCYLEPAMSASRKIIDRFGKNNIEVAASNSRGKNPFPKEWRMHAFYVDALPILNEFGKVVTPASKKPAHHHIIETLLQTDGKTTLLFTGPLTDLARALYESPIIEDKIERLVWMGGTFRTAGNVHEPEHDGTAEWNSFWDPEAVARVWNANIIIDLVTLESTNQVPLTIDIREQWAKERKYIGVDFLGQCYAMVPPLVHFSTNSTYYLWDVLTAAFAGKADLAKVQAIKSIVHTYGPSQGRTVATDDGRPVNVVYDVKRDVFFNYITELAKKAST; the protein is encoded by the coding sequence ATGATGAAAAAAGTGTACTTCAATCATGATGGTGGTGTAGATGATTTAATATCACTATTTTTACTACTCCAGATGGAAAATGTAGAACTTACAGGTGTTTCAGTTATTCCTGCAGATTGTTATTTAGAACCAGCAATGTCTGCCAGTCGTAAAATTATAGATCGCTTCGGCAAAAATAATATTGAGGTAGCAGCGTCCAACTCTCGTGGAAAAAACCCATTTCCAAAAGAATGGCGGATGCATGCATTTTATGTAGATGCTTTACCAATTTTAAATGAGTTTGGGAAAGTTGTTACACCTGCATCAAAAAAACCTGCACATCATCATATAATAGAGACTCTTCTACAAACTGATGGAAAAACAACTTTATTATTTACAGGGCCCCTGACTGACCTTGCTCGTGCACTATATGAATCTCCAATAATCGAAGATAAAATTGAACGTCTCGTTTGGATGGGCGGTACATTTCGTACTGCAGGCAATGTACATGAGCCAGAACATGACGGAACAGCCGAGTGGAATTCATTTTGGGATCCCGAAGCAGTAGCTCGTGTTTGGAATGCTAATATAATCATTGATTTAGTAACTCTAGAAAGTACAAACCAGGTTCCGCTAACTATAGACATACGTGAACAGTGGGCAAAAGAGCGTAAGTATATTGGTGTTGATTTCCTTGGTCAATGCTATGCAATGGTTCCCCCTCTCGTTCACTTCTCAACGAACTCTACTTACTATTTGTGGGATGTATTAACCGCTGCCTTTGCTGGGAAAGCTGATCTTGCAAAGGTACAAGCGATTAAAAGTATTGTTCATACATACGGACCTAGTCAAGGACGTACAGTGGCAACTGATGATGGGCGACCTGTAAATGTCGTTTATGATGTAAAACGTGATGTATTTTTCAACTATATAACTGAATTAGCAAAGAAAGCTTCTACTTGA
- a CDS encoding MBL fold metallo-hydrolase yields MQQIKKIGNAFWYMTPVSETDRPILGMVVGKEKTLMIDAGNSEAHTQLFLEMLKEQNISNPDFVALTHWHWDHIFGLPVLQNALSIAHFETKKEMNTLVSYEWSDEALDARVKEGTEIEFCADCIKKEFSEKPRNIQILPPSLTFQKQLELDLGDVTCVLEHVGGDHSHDSVVIYIKEEKILFLGDCIYADIFSAKRNYTTKRTFKLIQELEGFDAETYILSHGTAINRDEFLQEIHLLKTVGTYTETHKGDEEKIKASYKRDIDRELNEDELETITFFVNGYEMNNL; encoded by the coding sequence ATGCAGCAAATTAAAAAAATAGGAAACGCATTTTGGTATATGACACCTGTTTCCGAGACTGATAGACCTATCTTAGGAATGGTAGTTGGAAAAGAAAAGACTTTGATGATAGATGCAGGTAATTCAGAAGCACATACACAATTGTTTTTAGAAATGCTAAAAGAGCAAAATATCTCAAATCCTGATTTTGTAGCATTAACGCATTGGCACTGGGATCATATTTTTGGATTGCCTGTATTACAAAATGCATTGTCTATCGCACATTTTGAAACAAAAAAAGAGATGAACACACTTGTTTCTTATGAGTGGTCGGATGAGGCATTGGACGCACGAGTGAAAGAGGGTACAGAAATTGAATTTTGTGCGGACTGTATAAAAAAAGAGTTCAGTGAAAAACCAAGAAATATTCAAATTCTTCCGCCGTCCTTAACCTTTCAGAAACAACTTGAATTAGACCTTGGTGATGTGACATGTGTGTTAGAGCATGTGGGCGGAGACCATTCACATGACTCTGTTGTCATTTATATTAAAGAAGAAAAGATTTTGTTTTTAGGAGACTGTATATATGCAGATATCTTTTCTGCAAAGCGGAACTATACAACGAAACGAACGTTTAAACTGATACAAGAATTAGAGGGATTTGATGCTGAGACATATATTCTTTCCCATGGGACAGCTATAAATCGGGATGAGTTTTTACAAGAAATTCATTTGCTAAAAACAGTAGGAACTTATACGGAAACTCATAAAGGCGATGAAGAGAAGATAAAGGCATCGTATAAACGAGACATAGATAGAGAATTAAATGAAGATGAATTAGAAACAATAACGTTTTTTGTAAATGGTTATGAAATGAATAATCTGTAA
- a CDS encoding hemolysin family protein: MDIFNLIMVAVLIACTAFFVAIEFAIVKVRGSKIDQFVLEGKKGALAAKKVTSNLDEYLSACQLGITVTAMGLGALGEPTIERLLHPLFGKWNINPSIAGVLSLGIAFTIMTYLHVVVGELAPKTFAIQKAEKVTLLLSAPLIWFYKIMYPFIRLLNGSARMITGMFGLKPASEHDVAHTEEELRLILSESYERGEINQAEYKYVNNIFEFDNRIAKEIMVPRTEIIGLHVDNSLADHMKIIRDEKYTRYPVFGEDKDEIIGMVNVKDFFIRYMNKEAKEFSSIQSYTRPVIEVIETIPIHNLLLQMQKKRIPLAVLYDEYGGTAGIVTIEDILEEIVGEIRDEYDEDERPPIQQMKEGHVVVEGKVLISELNDLLGLHMNDSDVDTIGGWILMQNYDIQEGQTVNSEGYAFKILSKDPHQIKRVEIQKEMLEAATV; this comes from the coding sequence TTGGACATATTTAATTTAATCATGGTAGCGGTTTTAATCGCATGTACTGCATTTTTCGTGGCAATTGAGTTTGCTATTGTAAAAGTAAGAGGATCAAAGATTGATCAATTTGTATTAGAAGGAAAGAAGGGTGCGCTGGCAGCTAAGAAAGTGACATCAAACTTGGATGAATATTTGTCAGCTTGTCAATTAGGGATTACAGTTACAGCAATGGGCCTCGGGGCACTAGGTGAACCAACGATTGAGAGACTTTTACATCCTTTATTTGGTAAGTGGAACATTAATCCTTCTATTGCAGGTGTATTATCTTTAGGAATTGCTTTTACTATAATGACGTACTTACATGTTGTAGTTGGTGAGTTAGCACCAAAAACATTTGCGATTCAAAAGGCTGAGAAGGTTACTTTATTACTTTCGGCTCCGCTTATCTGGTTCTACAAAATCATGTATCCGTTTATTCGCTTGTTAAATGGCTCTGCAAGGATGATAACAGGAATGTTCGGCTTAAAACCTGCATCAGAGCATGATGTAGCACATACAGAAGAAGAATTACGATTGATTCTTTCTGAAAGTTATGAACGTGGAGAAATTAATCAAGCTGAATACAAATATGTAAATAATATTTTTGAATTTGACAATCGTATTGCGAAAGAAATCATGGTCCCTCGTACAGAAATTATAGGGCTACATGTAGATAATTCTTTAGCAGACCATATGAAAATAATCCGTGATGAAAAGTACACACGTTACCCAGTATTTGGGGAAGATAAAGATGAAATCATTGGTATGGTGAATGTGAAAGATTTCTTTATCCGTTATATGAATAAGGAAGCAAAAGAATTCAGTTCTATTCAATCGTATACGCGTCCAGTAATTGAAGTAATTGAGACCATACCAATACATAATCTTTTACTACAAATGCAAAAGAAACGTATTCCGTTGGCTGTGTTATATGATGAATACGGCGGTACGGCTGGTATTGTAACCATTGAGGATATTCTGGAAGAGATTGTAGGAGAAATCCGTGATGAATACGATGAAGATGAGCGTCCTCCCATCCAACAAATGAAGGAAGGTCATGTTGTCGTAGAAGGTAAAGTATTAATTAGTGAATTAAATGATTTACTAGGATTACATATGAATGATAGTGATGTTGACACGATTGGTGGTTGGATTCTGATGCAGAATTATGATATCCAGGAAGGGCAAACAGTGAATAGCGAAGGATATGCATTTAAAATTCTTTCTAAAGACCCTCACCAAATCAAACGTGTTGAAATACAAAAAGAAATGTTGGAAGCAGCAACTGTATAG
- a CDS encoding ArsR/SmtB family transcription factor translates to MCNSNDLDIKAKFIRGFADKTRLQILQCMLDGEKTVSEIVEITKGNQSNISQHLNCLKGCGIILGRQEGKYVYYSLRSTQIEQLLTMFDVVFHEVQNEVASCDKNDGCLSQKGEN, encoded by the coding sequence TTGTGTAACTCAAATGACTTAGATATAAAAGCCAAATTTATTCGAGGCTTTGCTGATAAAACTAGACTTCAGATTCTTCAATGTATGTTAGATGGTGAAAAAACGGTATCCGAAATTGTAGAAATCACTAAAGGAAATCAGTCAAATATCTCACAACACCTAAACTGTTTAAAAGGATGCGGCATCATCCTAGGTAGACAAGAAGGAAAGTATGTCTACTATTCTTTACGCAGTACACAAATTGAACAGTTACTTACAATGTTCGATGTTGTCTTTCATGAGGTGCAAAATGAAGTAGCATCATGTGATAAAAACGATGGTTGTTTATCTCAAAAAGGAGAGAACTGA
- a CDS encoding heavy metal translocating P-type ATPase — protein MTDKKESEKQTNCCKNSSIASTKEELATETASCCSSKKEIPIVPIVKNTSCCNGETKTEKEKTTKETSSCCSSKTEIPIIPITKETSCCSSNNNSIKTETCCSAELALQKESMTSKSSCCSDSSCEDPSPLLNTQKISGDGVQTYLVEGMDCGACALTIEKHLHNVSGVEEVRVNFATGKMHIRHDRNVDDIIKEVSNAGFEATLAGARRGSTPVSKSKNTTLILSGLFLALGFGGNFTNISPLLITFLYAVSIGISGYKPAKSAFYAIRSKSLDMNVLMISAAIGAALIGQWLEGATVVWLFALGATLQNKSIERTRESIRGLIDLAPSEAWVKIGTELIKKSVDDIAVNTTIVVKPGEKIPLDGTVIGGTSTVNQAPITGESIPIDKQIGDSVYAGTINEEGSIEITVTKLVEDTTLSRIIHLVEEAQENKAPTEAFVDRFAKIYTPIVFVLAIGVMIIPPLLGMGEWMEWIYKGLELLVVACPCALVISTPVAIVSAIGNAARNGVLIKGGTALEIAGSLNAIAFDKTGTLTEGKPKVMHVRSVDCTEDELLSIAATIEEYSNHPIAKAITAYAKEHQTSIQSGTDLRAIVGKGAQVTIDGETYYAGNKVLYEDFGVSLQMWNEPIQEMQRIGQTVILVGTNKVILGMISVADSIRSTTYGTIQELKRSGIQETIMLTGDNEGTAEHIAQKAKIDRYFANLLPEDKVHSVKQLQSEGKTVAMIGDGINDAPALATANLGIAMGGAGTDTAMETADIVLMADNLEKLPYTMKLSRKALHIIKQNIWFSLIIKFIALAFIFPGWLTLWMAVLSDTGAALIVILNSMRLLRNK, from the coding sequence ATGACAGATAAAAAGGAGAGCGAAAAACAAACAAATTGCTGTAAAAATTCTTCCATAGCATCCACAAAAGAAGAATTAGCAACGGAAACTGCATCTTGTTGCTCTTCCAAAAAAGAGATTCCTATTGTGCCAATTGTTAAAAACACTTCTTGTTGTAATGGTGAAACCAAAACTGAAAAAGAAAAAACTACAAAAGAAACATCGTCATGTTGCTCTTCTAAAACAGAGATTCCAATTATCCCTATTACTAAGGAAACCTCTTGCTGTAGTAGTAACAACAATTCTATTAAAACTGAAACTTGTTGTTCAGCTGAATTAGCCCTACAAAAAGAGTCAATGACATCAAAATCTTCTTGCTGTAGTGATAGCTCATGTGAAGATCCATCACCTCTTCTTAATACTCAGAAAATATCAGGAGATGGCGTACAAACTTATCTTGTAGAAGGTATGGATTGCGGTGCATGCGCTTTAACAATCGAAAAGCATCTACACAACGTTTCTGGCGTAGAGGAAGTTCGAGTAAACTTCGCTACTGGAAAAATGCATATTCGTCATGACCGAAATGTGGATGACATTATAAAAGAAGTATCTAACGCAGGCTTTGAAGCCACTTTAGCTGGAGCTCGTAGAGGATCAACACCTGTTTCAAAATCAAAAAATACAACTTTGATTCTCTCAGGATTATTTTTAGCTTTAGGATTTGGAGGAAACTTTACAAACATATCCCCTCTTCTTATTACATTTCTCTATGCGGTGAGCATTGGTATTAGTGGTTATAAACCTGCTAAAAGTGCCTTTTATGCAATTAGAAGTAAATCACTCGATATGAACGTTCTCATGATATCAGCCGCTATTGGTGCCGCATTAATTGGTCAATGGCTAGAAGGCGCAACAGTTGTTTGGCTATTTGCATTAGGGGCAACGCTACAAAATAAATCTATTGAACGCACAAGAGAATCTATTCGTGGATTAATTGATTTAGCCCCATCAGAAGCTTGGGTAAAAATTGGAACTGAACTTATAAAAAAATCTGTTGATGATATTGCAGTGAATACAACGATTGTTGTAAAGCCAGGTGAAAAAATCCCATTAGACGGCACAGTTATAGGAGGTACTTCTACTGTAAACCAAGCGCCAATAACTGGTGAATCTATCCCAATCGATAAACAAATTGGCGATTCCGTATATGCAGGAACAATCAATGAAGAAGGTTCGATTGAGATTACAGTAACTAAACTTGTTGAGGATACTACATTATCTCGAATTATTCATCTTGTAGAGGAAGCACAGGAAAATAAAGCACCGACAGAAGCATTTGTAGATCGTTTCGCAAAAATCTATACACCTATCGTTTTTGTATTAGCAATTGGTGTCATGATTATCCCACCCCTTCTTGGTATGGGCGAATGGATGGAATGGATTTATAAAGGTTTAGAACTTCTTGTTGTTGCGTGTCCTTGCGCTTTAGTTATCTCAACTCCTGTTGCTATTGTATCTGCAATTGGAAATGCAGCAAGAAACGGTGTACTCATTAAAGGTGGTACAGCTTTAGAAATTGCAGGTTCTTTAAATGCTATTGCGTTTGATAAAACAGGAACATTGACTGAAGGAAAACCAAAAGTAATGCATGTACGAAGCGTAGATTGTACTGAAGATGAGTTATTATCCATCGCAGCAACAATTGAAGAATACTCTAATCATCCCATTGCAAAAGCCATTACGGCATATGCGAAAGAACACCAAACTTCTATTCAAAGTGGAACCGACTTGCGCGCCATTGTAGGAAAAGGTGCGCAAGTCACGATAGATGGCGAAACATACTACGCTGGAAATAAAGTATTATATGAAGATTTTGGAGTTTCGCTTCAAATGTGGAACGAACCAATTCAGGAAATGCAAAGAATTGGTCAAACCGTGATACTTGTCGGAACGAACAAAGTCATTTTAGGTATGATTTCAGTAGCAGATTCCATTCGTTCTACTACTTATGGAACAATTCAAGAATTAAAACGATCAGGTATTCAGGAAACTATTATGTTAACAGGAGACAATGAAGGAACAGCTGAACATATTGCACAGAAAGCAAAAATAGATCGTTATTTTGCTAACTTACTTCCAGAAGATAAAGTTCATTCTGTCAAACAACTTCAATCTGAAGGAAAAACAGTGGCTATGATTGGGGACGGCATAAATGATGCCCCTGCCCTCGCTACTGCAAACCTAGGGATTGCAATGGGCGGTGCAGGAACTGATACCGCAATGGAAACGGCAGATATTGTATTAATGGCAGATAATCTTGAAAAACTTCCTTATACAATGAAACTAAGTCGGAAAGCATTGCACATCATAAAACAAAATATTTGGTTCTCATTGATTATTAAATTTATCGCCCTTGCCTTTATCTTCCCAGGTTGGCTCACTCTTTGGATGGCTGTCCTAAGTGATACAGGCGCTGCACTTATTGTAATCCTTAACAGTATGCGTTTATTACGGAACAAATAA
- a CDS encoding DUF7003 family protein: protein MLTLVNEEYWYDDEDCFLVDPFHMELLLKGEHITLTPMVEEYKRLGIETDSFHPTKLIRFLTSIYKEKFWIQPSDILDEINAEFKPNLFYQTEEWEHPNISDDQKPSESIFFQILAKAIELNNVNLITVGKVNNDWTNWTWSDFEKQEEDDL from the coding sequence ATCTTAACGCTGGTAAATGAAGAGTATTGGTACGATGATGAAGATTGTTTCCTTGTAGATCCTTTTCATATGGAGCTACTTTTGAAAGGAGAACATATTACTTTAACACCAATGGTAGAAGAGTATAAGCGTTTAGGAATTGAAACAGATTCATTTCATCCTACCAAACTTATTCGTTTTTTAACTTCTATATATAAGGAGAAATTCTGGATACAGCCCTCGGACATATTAGATGAAATCAATGCAGAATTTAAACCAAATCTATTTTATCAAACAGAAGAATGGGAACATCCTAATATTAGTGATGATCAAAAACCGAGTGAGAGCATATTCTTTCAAATTTTAGCTAAAGCGATTGAATTAAATAATGTGAATTTGATAACTGTAGGGAAAGTAAATAATGATTGGACCAATTGGACATGGAGTGATTTTGAAAAACAAGAAGAGGATGACCTTTAA
- a CDS encoding ZIP family metal transporter — translation MERLWIPIIVTFFSFGGLLLGGAVGVATRQLIEEKMHRLYALCGGILLGLLSLEIIPETFSSYEIIGPMLGIAIGILVMSLLDNYCHHPIIHKKDQQAWQTFLFLSFAIFIHNMPSGFALGTAFINHNDSAIPFLLAIVIHHIPEGLALIIPFLFTKHKYISFLLTTLLLSLILGTGTVFGILMDGKALHLQGLIMGSAIGSLGYVTIHEMLWKAKKQLSFLTFLMWATSGFLLITVFTLFAGHH, via the coding sequence ATGGAACGTTTATGGATTCCAATAATCGTTACGTTTTTTTCGTTCGGCGGGTTACTATTAGGAGGTGCTGTTGGAGTAGCAACACGCCAACTAATTGAAGAAAAGATGCATCGCTTATACGCATTATGTGGTGGGATTTTGCTTGGGCTTTTATCACTTGAAATTATTCCTGAAACATTTTCAAGCTATGAAATAATTGGGCCTATGCTCGGTATAGCTATCGGTATTTTAGTTATGAGCTTATTAGATAACTATTGTCATCATCCGATTATACATAAGAAAGATCAACAAGCATGGCAAACCTTCCTTTTTCTTTCTTTTGCTATATTCATTCATAATATGCCGAGTGGGTTTGCGTTAGGTACAGCGTTTATAAATCATAATGACTCTGCCATTCCTTTCTTACTTGCGATTGTCATTCACCATATTCCAGAAGGATTAGCTTTAATTATTCCATTTCTTTTTACAAAACATAAATATATTTCATTTTTATTAACAACTTTATTACTTTCTCTCATCCTAGGGACCGGTACTGTTTTTGGCATTTTGATGGACGGGAAAGCTCTCCATTTACAAGGACTTATTATGGGAAGCGCAATTGGTTCTCTTGGCTATGTCACAATTCACGAAATGCTTTGGAAAGCAAAGAAACAGCTCTCTTTCCTTACATTTCTCATGTGGGCAACTAGTGGTTTTTTACTAATAACAGTGTTTACTTTATTCGCTGGTCATCATTAA
- a CDS encoding pyruvate oxidase, which translates to MFGKTAGEALVDLLIDWGVEHIYGMPGDSINSIIEALRKKQDKIKFIQVRHEEAGALAAAAYAKLTGKLGVCMAIAGPGAIHLLNGLYDAKLDQAPVLAISGQVESDLLGTDFFQEVNLERMFDDVAVYNQRIMSAEQLPAVVNQAIRMAYTKKGVSVLTIPDDVPKFEVKNGARITNSSFTLPEIFPQEEDLAVAKLALNEAKKPVILAGKGAKHARESLLAFAEHIGAPIVLTLPAKGIVPDEHPLCIGGLGLIGTKPSYEAMKHADTLIMVGTSYPFTGFLPEKAKTLHIDTDPAQIGKRYTTDIGLAGDADKTLKWLIENVEKHEDHSFLEHHQEMMKKWEEKLHNQEEDSSTPIKPQRVMHALQQVAEDDAILSVDVGNVTVWTARHFRMTNQQFIISSWLATLGCGLPGALAGQIAFPDKQVFAVCGDGGFGMTMNDFVTAVKYKLPIVVVVLNNNKIAMIKFEQEVMGNIEFGTDLTNPDFAKYAEACGGIGYRVEQLDDLLPAFENAVKQSKPCIIDVVVDVNEAPMPAKITFGQAAGYTKHMIKELFEEGKIDLPPL; encoded by the coding sequence ATGTTTGGAAAAACAGCCGGTGAAGCATTAGTGGATCTTTTAATTGACTGGGGTGTAGAACACATATATGGTATGCCTGGAGATTCCATTAATTCTATTATTGAAGCTTTAAGAAAAAAACAAGATAAAATTAAATTTATTCAAGTTCGCCATGAAGAAGCTGGTGCGTTAGCAGCGGCAGCCTATGCGAAATTAACAGGAAAACTTGGTGTTTGTATGGCTATTGCAGGACCTGGAGCGATTCATTTATTAAATGGTTTATACGATGCAAAACTCGATCAAGCTCCTGTACTAGCAATTTCAGGACAAGTAGAAAGCGATTTACTCGGAACGGATTTTTTCCAAGAAGTAAACTTAGAAAGAATGTTTGATGACGTTGCGGTTTATAACCAACGAATAATGTCAGCTGAACAGTTACCTGCTGTAGTGAATCAAGCGATTCGAATGGCATATACAAAAAAAGGTGTCTCTGTTCTTACAATTCCAGATGATGTTCCAAAATTTGAAGTGAAAAATGGTGCGCGCATTACAAACTCTTCCTTTACATTACCAGAAATATTTCCACAAGAAGAAGATTTAGCTGTAGCGAAACTCGCACTTAATGAAGCGAAAAAACCTGTTATTTTAGCCGGGAAAGGAGCTAAACATGCGAGAGAGTCTTTACTTGCATTTGCAGAACATATCGGTGCTCCAATCGTACTTACATTACCAGCTAAAGGGATTGTTCCTGATGAACACCCTCTTTGTATCGGTGGATTAGGATTAATCGGGACGAAACCTTCTTATGAAGCAATGAAGCATGCAGATACTTTAATTATGGTTGGTACTTCTTATCCGTTCACTGGTTTCTTACCCGAAAAAGCAAAAACACTTCATATTGATACAGACCCCGCACAAATTGGGAAACGTTATACGACAGATATCGGCTTAGCTGGTGATGCTGATAAAACATTAAAATGGTTAATTGAAAATGTAGAAAAACACGAGGACCATTCCTTCTTAGAGCATCATCAAGAAATGATGAAAAAGTGGGAAGAAAAATTACACAATCAAGAAGAAGATTCTTCGACTCCAATTAAACCACAGCGAGTTATGCACGCTCTGCAACAAGTAGCAGAAGATGACGCAATTCTTTCGGTCGATGTTGGAAATGTAACAGTATGGACAGCAAGGCACTTCCGCATGACAAACCAGCAATTTATCATTTCTAGTTGGCTTGCAACACTTGGCTGCGGTTTACCTGGTGCACTCGCTGGACAAATTGCTTTCCCGGATAAACAAGTGTTTGCAGTTTGTGGTGACGGCGGATTCGGAATGACAATGAATGACTTCGTAACAGCTGTTAAATATAAACTGCCAATCGTTGTCGTTGTATTAAACAATAATAAAATTGCTATGATTAAATTTGAACAAGAAGTTATGGGAAATATTGAATTTGGTACAGACTTAACGAATCCTGATTTCGCAAAATATGCTGAGGCGTGCGGTGGTATTGGATACCGTGTAGAACAGTTAGATGACTTACTTCCCGCCTTTGAAAATGCAGTAAAACAAAGTAAACCATGCATTATTGATGTAGTTGTAGATGTAAATGAAGCACCAATGCCAGCAAAAATCACATTTGGTCAAGCAGCCGGTTATACGAAACATATGATAAAAGAATTATTTGAAGAAGGTAAGATTGATTTACCACCACTTTAA